From Micromonospora rifamycinica, a single genomic window includes:
- a CDS encoding sulfotransferase domain-containing protein, translated as MDTPITGRSIIISNGRCGSTLLSDLIHEEPGTLSAQEFFMSVAPWARSAEVISGAEYWGVLASPKAELATLFRIGLPPKEVRYPATGRWADRLTELPRILAITLSKLTADPDALFDQLAERVPQFPDQPVTQHHRDFLDLLAVLTGKTRWVERSGGSSHVAPYLLRGFPDCKIVYLTRSWEDTARSMSRHSSFQLLQLRVEFLGKCGLDPFRIEDDTAVPEALQPYLPDRLTPDALRERGQDLRRYLGLCAFMSSQADQALRDVPPTHLLRMSYEDLVADPVAELTGLGTFLDFPDPSGWAERMAPRVVAPAPRKLPAAV; from the coding sequence ATGGACACCCCGATCACCGGCCGGTCGATCATCATCAGCAACGGCCGGTGCGGATCCACGCTGTTGTCCGACCTGATCCACGAGGAGCCGGGCACCCTGAGTGCCCAGGAGTTCTTCATGTCGGTGGCGCCGTGGGCCCGCAGCGCCGAGGTGATCAGCGGTGCCGAGTACTGGGGGGTGCTGGCCAGCCCCAAGGCGGAGCTGGCCACGCTGTTCCGGATCGGGCTGCCGCCGAAGGAGGTCCGCTACCCGGCGACCGGCCGCTGGGCCGACCGGCTGACCGAGCTGCCCCGGATCCTGGCGATCACCCTGTCCAAGCTCACCGCCGATCCGGACGCGCTGTTCGACCAGCTCGCCGAGCGGGTGCCGCAGTTCCCCGACCAGCCCGTGACCCAGCACCACCGCGACTTCCTGGACCTGCTCGCCGTGCTGACCGGCAAGACCCGGTGGGTGGAACGCTCCGGCGGCTCCAGCCACGTGGCGCCCTACCTGCTGCGGGGCTTCCCGGACTGCAAGATCGTCTACCTGACCCGGAGCTGGGAGGACACCGCCCGGTCGATGAGCCGGCACTCGTCGTTCCAGCTCCTGCAGCTGCGGGTGGAGTTCCTCGGCAAGTGCGGCCTGGACCCGTTCCGGATCGAGGACGACACGGCGGTGCCGGAGGCCCTCCAGCCGTACCTGCCGGACCGGCTGACCCCCGACGCGCTGCGCGAGCGCGGCCAGGACCTGCGCCGCTACCTCGGGTTGTGCGCGTTCATGAGCAGCCAGGCCGACCAGGCGCTGCGGGACGTGCCCCCGACGCACCTGCTGCGGATGTCGTACGAGGATCTGGTCGCCGACCCGGTGGCCGAGTTGACCGGTCTCGGCACGTTCCTGGACTTCCCCGATCCGTCCGGATGGGCCGAGCGGATGGCGCCGCGGGTGGTCGCCCCGGCACCCCGGAAGCTGCCCGCCGCCGTCTGA
- a CDS encoding acyl carrier protein: MPAAQDTILAELTEMIHAVLGDFADDQVVTMDTSFSADLGMESIDVIALAGRLQSRYGDTVNFAHFVAKLDLETVRELKVGQLVEHIAESLAQADEVGAGSR; encoded by the coding sequence ATGCCTGCGGCCCAGGACACCATCCTCGCCGAACTCACCGAGATGATCCACGCCGTGCTGGGTGACTTCGCGGACGACCAGGTGGTCACGATGGACACCTCGTTCTCCGCCGACCTGGGGATGGAGAGCATCGACGTCATCGCGCTCGCCGGCCGGCTCCAGTCCCGCTACGGCGACACCGTCAACTTCGCCCACTTCGTCGCCAAGCTGGACCTGGAGACCGTCCGGGAACTCAAGGTCGGGCAGCTCGTGGAGCACATCGCCGAGTCGCTGGCGCAGGCCGACGAGGTCGGGGCGGGCAGCCGGTGA
- a CDS encoding ABC transporter ATP-binding protein, which translates to MPSRDGPAVVEVDDLVKRYPRADTNAVDGLSFTVAPGEIFGLFGPNGAGKSTTVGILTTRLRATGGRAVVGGVDVGRDPAAARAQLAVVPQHNNLDRALTPRQNLVYHATYHGVRRRDAQERAAELLERFGLTDRADRKIEAYSGGMAQRLMIARALAHEPAVLFLDEPTNALDPQTRLLIWGQLRELRQRGVAIVLTTHAMNEAARVVDRVGIVDHGRLLTLDTPTNLVRGLAGDALLDLTVTPAGGDDPDTLCAALGELTGVRKAERVATPTVPAGWRPGGGGTGLAGAGAGGAGMLAALAAGAGGGRPGAGRLAALAGAGLLGRGGAAGNGGRGRLRIRLHLAGDPAALLGPVVTALAARSAQINAVDIGEPSLEDVFIELTGRQPR; encoded by the coding sequence ATGCCCAGCAGAGACGGGCCGGCAGTGGTCGAGGTCGACGATCTCGTCAAGCGTTACCCCCGGGCCGACACCAACGCGGTCGACGGGCTGTCGTTCACCGTCGCGCCGGGCGAGATCTTCGGGCTGTTCGGGCCGAACGGCGCCGGCAAGTCCACCACCGTCGGCATCCTGACCACCCGGCTGCGGGCCACCGGCGGCCGGGCGGTGGTCGGCGGGGTCGACGTCGGCCGGGATCCGGCCGCCGCCCGGGCCCAACTGGCCGTGGTCCCCCAGCACAACAACCTGGACCGGGCGCTGACCCCCCGGCAGAACCTCGTCTACCACGCCACCTACCACGGGGTACGGCGGCGGGACGCGCAGGAGCGCGCCGCGGAGCTGCTGGAACGGTTCGGTCTCACCGACCGGGCCGACCGGAAGATCGAGGCGTACTCGGGCGGAATGGCGCAGCGGCTGATGATCGCCCGCGCGCTGGCCCACGAGCCGGCGGTGCTCTTCCTCGACGAGCCGACCAACGCCCTCGACCCGCAGACCCGCCTGCTGATCTGGGGGCAGCTCCGCGAGCTGCGCCAGCGGGGGGTGGCGATCGTGCTGACCACCCACGCGATGAACGAGGCGGCCCGGGTGGTCGACCGGGTCGGCATCGTCGACCACGGCCGGTTGCTCACCCTGGACACCCCGACCAACCTGGTCCGGGGCCTGGCCGGCGACGCGCTGCTCGACCTCACGGTCACCCCGGCCGGTGGGGACGATCCGGACACGCTCTGCGCCGCGCTCGGCGAGCTGACCGGCGTCCGCAAGGCGGAGCGGGTGGCGACCCCGACCGTGCCGGCCGGGTGGCGGCCGGGCGGCGGCGGGACCGGGCTGGCCGGGGCCGGCGCGGGTGGCGCCGGCATGCTGGCCGCGCTCGCCGCCGGGGCCGGCGGTGGCCGTCCCGGCGCGGGCCGGCTGGCCGCCCTGGCCGGCGCGGGCCTGCTCGGGCGCGGCGGGGCGGCGGGCAACGGCGGTCGCGGCCGGCTGCGCATCCGCCTGCACCTGGCGGGCGACCCGGCCGCGCTGCTCGGCCCGGTGGTGACCGCGCTGGCCGCCCGGTCGGCGCAGATCAACGCGGTCGACATCGGCGAACCCAGCCTGGAGGACGTCTTCATCGAACTCACCGGAAGGCAACCGCGGTGA
- a CDS encoding alpha/beta fold hydrolase, whose amino-acid sequence MVRANGITLHTQRLDPPGPAVDGRTGPTPTAVLIHGMASDTMASWYFTLAEPLSRAGFPTVLYDLRGHGRSERPATGYALGDFVDDLAGLLAALEVDGPLLLLGNSFGGTIAFGYAARHPDRVAGIVTVESAPPIPEWMGRVRQRLARVAARLPRAETVTEIGARRGRVAAQRAAETGRMLTDTSLAQELPASPLPTTEALAAIGCPVLCLYGGDSAVMELAPAVRGLLPQTRVAVLPDQKHTVLIDRPEEIRRLVFTWLAEDCSLDVSQPTTA is encoded by the coding sequence ATGGTCCGGGCGAACGGGATCACCCTGCACACGCAGCGGCTCGATCCCCCCGGTCCGGCCGTCGACGGCCGGACCGGGCCGACGCCGACCGCCGTGCTGATCCACGGGATGGCCTCGGACACCATGGCGAGCTGGTACTTCACCCTGGCCGAGCCGCTGTCCCGGGCCGGTTTCCCGACCGTCCTGTACGACCTGCGCGGTCACGGGCGCAGCGAGCGCCCGGCCACCGGGTACGCCCTGGGCGACTTCGTCGACGACCTGGCGGGGCTGCTGGCGGCGCTGGAGGTCGACGGTCCGCTGCTGCTGCTGGGCAACTCGTTCGGCGGGACCATCGCGTTCGGTTACGCCGCCCGGCACCCGGACCGGGTGGCCGGCATCGTGACCGTGGAGTCCGCCCCGCCGATCCCGGAGTGGATGGGCCGGGTGCGGCAGCGGCTCGCCCGGGTCGCCGCCCGGCTGCCCCGGGCGGAGACGGTCACCGAGATCGGTGCCCGGCGCGGGCGCGTCGCTGCCCAACGGGCCGCCGAGACCGGTCGTATGCTCACCGACACCAGCCTGGCGCAGGAGCTGCCGGCGAGCCCGCTGCCGACCACCGAGGCGCTGGCCGCGATCGGCTGCCCGGTGCTCTGCCTCTACGGCGGCGACTCGGCGGTGATGGAGCTGGCCCCGGCGGTCCGCGGGCTGCTGCCGCAGACCCGGGTCGCGGTCCTGCCCGACCAGAAACACACGGTGCTGATCGACCGGCCCGAGGAGATCCGCCGGTTGGTCTTCACCTGGCTCGCCGAGGACTGCTCGCTCGACGTCTCCCAACCCACCACCGCATGA
- a CDS encoding ABC transporter permease has product MTALDTPTPLLPTHQPRSRPGTGRVFAAVLRRDLMVTGRELWIILVQVGLTPLFMLFVFNTVLGSQGLVGRGFADVFLPGIIALAALTTALQSVALPLVKEFGFTMEIEDRLMAPLPTGYVAIGKLVIATVRGLLAAVLIYPLGALMVGSAPWRPAGLPLAFVVALLGAWIGGAIGMSLATTLPVQRINVAFSVILTPIIWTGCIHYPWPRLSSVPWYQVVTALNPMTYVSEGVRGALLPGVPHLPAWVCLTVLTGVAVVLTWVSVRCFNRRAIQ; this is encoded by the coding sequence GTGACCGCACTCGACACCCCCACCCCGCTGCTCCCGACGCACCAGCCACGCTCCCGCCCCGGGACCGGGCGGGTGTTCGCCGCGGTGCTGCGCCGCGACCTGATGGTCACCGGCCGGGAACTCTGGATCATCCTGGTGCAGGTCGGGCTGACCCCGCTGTTCATGCTCTTCGTCTTCAACACCGTCCTCGGCAGCCAGGGGCTCGTCGGGCGTGGCTTCGCCGATGTGTTCCTGCCCGGCATCATCGCGCTGGCCGCCCTCACCACCGCGTTGCAGAGCGTGGCCCTGCCGCTGGTGAAGGAGTTCGGCTTCACCATGGAGATCGAGGACCGGCTGATGGCGCCGCTGCCCACCGGGTACGTGGCGATCGGCAAGCTGGTGATCGCCACGGTCCGGGGGCTGCTCGCGGCCGTGCTGATCTACCCGCTCGGCGCGCTGATGGTCGGTTCCGCGCCGTGGCGGCCGGCCGGGCTGCCACTGGCGTTCGTGGTGGCGCTGCTCGGGGCCTGGATCGGCGGGGCGATCGGGATGAGCCTGGCCACCACCCTGCCGGTGCAGCGGATCAACGTCGCCTTCTCGGTGATCCTCACCCCGATCATCTGGACCGGCTGTATCCACTACCCGTGGCCCCGGCTGTCGTCGGTGCCCTGGTACCAGGTGGTCACCGCCCTCAACCCGATGACGTACGTCTCGGAAGGGGTGCGCGGGGCGCTGCTGCCCGGCGTGCCGCACCTGCCGGCGTGGGTGTGCCTGACCGTGCTGACCGGGGTGGCCGTCGTGCTGACCTGGGTCAGTGTCCGCTGCTTCAACCGCCGGGCGATCCAGTGA
- a CDS encoding extracellular catalytic domain type 1 short-chain-length polyhydroxyalkanoate depolymerase: MMPFTVFRDEVGRRRRQPAGRLAGTLALLVALTSLAGCTPERRDAAPGGAGSEPAASAPATGDARPAPDVPVGSSTHDLTVDGRKRTYRLYRPTSADLTKPVPLVVMLHGAAGTGEQAEQAYGWTGQADRGGFLVLFPDGLNRAWAVGPQCCGAPARDGVDDVAFITELVATVGRQLPVDPARRYVTGISNGGLLAYKLVCDTTTFAAIGAVASTLTGQCPAPKPVSVLHIHGRQDQTMPYGGGPGRRDNNGTGRNPVKIDGPPTPELAARWRSIDSCGAPTVTTDGPVTRATASCAQGRAVELITVADAGHQWPGGRPNPPRAEKLLNLDPPSTALNATDTIWRFFAAHPQPAGG; the protein is encoded by the coding sequence ATGATGCCTTTTACCGTATTTCGTGATGAAGTAGGGCGGCGCCGCCGCCAGCCGGCGGGCCGGCTCGCGGGAACGCTCGCCCTGCTCGTCGCCCTGACCTCCCTGGCCGGGTGCACTCCCGAGCGCCGGGACGCCGCGCCCGGCGGCGCGGGGTCCGAACCGGCGGCCAGCGCCCCGGCCACCGGCGACGCCCGGCCGGCACCGGACGTCCCCGTCGGCAGCTCCACCCACGACCTCACGGTGGACGGTCGGAAGCGTACCTACCGGCTCTACCGGCCCACCTCGGCCGACCTCACCAAGCCGGTCCCCCTGGTGGTGATGCTGCACGGCGCGGCCGGCACCGGCGAGCAGGCCGAGCAGGCGTACGGCTGGACCGGACAGGCCGACCGGGGCGGCTTCCTGGTGCTGTTCCCGGACGGGCTGAACCGGGCCTGGGCGGTCGGTCCACAGTGCTGCGGCGCACCCGCCCGGGACGGCGTCGACGACGTCGCCTTCATCACCGAACTGGTCGCCACCGTCGGCCGGCAACTACCGGTCGACCCGGCCCGCCGGTACGTCACCGGGATCTCCAACGGCGGGCTGCTGGCGTACAAGCTGGTCTGCGACACCACGACGTTCGCCGCGATCGGCGCGGTGGCCAGCACCCTGACCGGGCAGTGCCCCGCCCCGAAACCGGTCTCGGTGCTGCACATCCACGGCCGCCAGGACCAGACCATGCCCTACGGCGGCGGCCCCGGCCGCCGGGACAACAACGGCACCGGCCGCAACCCGGTGAAGATCGACGGCCCGCCCACCCCCGAGCTGGCGGCCCGCTGGCGGTCCATCGACTCCTGCGGCGCCCCGACGGTGACCACGGACGGCCCGGTCACCCGGGCCACGGCGAGCTGTGCCCAGGGCCGCGCCGTCGAGCTGATCACCGTTGCCGACGCGGGACACCAGTGGCCCGGCGGACGGCCCAACCCGCCCCGGGCGGAGAAGCTGCTCAACCTCGATCCCCCCTCCACCGCGCTGAACGCCACCGACACGATCTGGCGGTTCTTCGCCGCCCACCCCCAGCCCGCCGGCGGCTGA
- a CDS encoding type I polyketide synthase, whose protein sequence is MNNGAAAPGQIAIVGMAALMPSAGDLESYWRNLIGGVDAITDVPAHRWDEEFYDPEQSHRADRMYCRRGGFVDEYATFEPLRFGVMPASVGDIEPDQLITLEVAAAAIDDAGGGDRLPARDRIGVILGRGGILSPAQARYAQRVRMSSQVVSILRELIPDVDPARLELLRKKFDERLGPYQPEGTIGLVPNLAASRVANRLDLRGPAYTIDAACASSLIAVDQGITELVSGRLDAVLAGGVHHVHDISFWSVFNQLRALSRQGEIRPFDAAADGLLIGEGTGVVVLKRYADAVRDGDRVYAVIRGSGVSSDGKSASMFNPAVSGQVLAIRRAWESAGLDPTAPDALGLLEAHGTGTPTGDAAELTTVAEVFGPYTGGPRPVIGSVKSMIGHTMPAAGVAGLIKAALAVHRGVLPPTLHCETPRREMAATRFAPIATAQPWESDGPRRAGVNAFGFGGINAHLIIEQAPVSVGEPVVAPTAPAAGRAVVDEPDQVLWLAAADPAGLADLLARDDHEVRRLGVELAARSGGDSPGPARLGIVNPTDKLLAVARKSVDRGQAWRGGRDIWFSPRPLLGPGAGKLAFVFPGLEAEFSPRTADLAAHFGLPDREWSAADLGRHGAGLIEVGKLLDEALARIRVRPDAVAGHSIGEWTAAAVSGQVSTAAMDEFLDLFNADSVEVSGYVFAAVGAGADRVTPLLGDYPGVVLSHDNAPAQSVVNGPESQVDRLVEALRTRNILCQKLPFRSAFHTPAFADGLTSIGAALGRWEVHPTRMPVWSATLHAPFPADEESVNRIFVRHMMEPVWFRQTVEAMYDAGFRVFLQVGAGQLASLIGDNLRGRDHLAMPVNTAHRSGLNQLRRVATALWVEGGTPDLSALDTVGRPPAAATTGGPAPATPTATGPAKPGTGRRGPRIKLDLGGPLVRLGADAAGLLGVTTTTDGTPTPNGAPTTGTAPTNGASRSTGTAPTNGKTTNGAAPTPPPAAAPPPATRPAAAPPAATRPAAAPPPAARPVPVAQAAGRPGGQGDPARPGTALDALQGLAGESSAAAEFAALLRENTRNRPAVGTPTTGGNGTATPARTAPPTVAGPSVAPAVRPPAVAPVAQRPVTPAAPARPAVAGAGTEVGRITRRISLETMPYLLDHCFFVQPDDWPDPEDRWPVVPATALVAHMMEAVEQLVPGVPVVAVHDAKFNKWLIAEPATDVEIVVRTAGPNRYAVAFAGYARATIEVGTGYPTPPPVWTHDPATERPPTLGAAEMYAERLMFHGPQFQGVTDVHALGDMHVRGVVTAPVPPGALLDNALQLIGNWLITTQPFRTVALPVGLGQVRFYGPPPPAGRAFECVARVRLIDDGKLVADTQLSYQGRVWSEIEGAVDRRFDSHPQARVAERFPERHPMSLLQPEGWTMAFDCWTDLVTRGMAARGILGGAGYAEYERQPAKTRKQWMLGRIAAKDAVRARLWEDGHTDIYPIELTVGNDPDGRPWVRGRPGRGLGDCDVSLAHCAEIGVAIARRRPADATAGSPGVGIDVAEVTDHPESTFTFALTATELTLLSSLAGQDADARRLWFTRFWAAKEAVAKAEGTGLDGSPRRFRVYSATDAGLTVEIGGRAYRVGCRDVANPEDLPPRRYVVAWTWGPEPAPSTPPGVSRP, encoded by the coding sequence ATGAACAACGGCGCCGCTGCGCCCGGCCAGATCGCGATCGTCGGGATGGCCGCCCTGATGCCCTCCGCCGGTGACCTGGAAAGCTACTGGCGCAACCTGATCGGCGGGGTCGACGCGATCACCGACGTCCCCGCGCACCGCTGGGACGAGGAGTTCTACGACCCGGAGCAGTCCCACCGGGCCGACCGGATGTACTGCCGGCGCGGCGGGTTCGTCGACGAGTACGCCACCTTCGAGCCGCTGCGCTTCGGGGTGATGCCCGCCTCCGTCGGGGACATCGAACCGGACCAGCTGATCACCCTGGAGGTGGCCGCCGCGGCCATCGACGACGCGGGCGGCGGCGACCGGCTGCCGGCCCGCGACCGGATCGGTGTGATCCTCGGCCGGGGCGGCATCCTCAGCCCCGCGCAGGCCCGTTACGCCCAGCGGGTGCGGATGTCCAGCCAGGTCGTCAGCATCCTGCGGGAGCTGATCCCCGACGTCGACCCGGCCCGGCTGGAGCTGCTGCGCAAGAAGTTCGACGAGCGGCTCGGGCCGTACCAGCCGGAGGGGACGATCGGCCTGGTGCCGAACCTGGCCGCTTCCCGGGTGGCCAACCGGCTCGACCTGCGCGGTCCCGCGTACACCATCGACGCCGCCTGCGCCTCCTCGTTGATCGCCGTCGACCAGGGCATCACCGAGCTGGTCAGCGGACGGCTGGACGCGGTGCTCGCCGGTGGCGTGCACCACGTGCACGACATCAGCTTCTGGTCGGTGTTCAACCAGCTCCGGGCGCTGTCCCGGCAGGGGGAGATCCGGCCGTTCGACGCCGCCGCCGACGGGCTGCTGATCGGCGAGGGCACCGGCGTGGTGGTGCTCAAGCGGTACGCCGACGCGGTCCGCGACGGTGACCGGGTCTACGCGGTGATCCGGGGCAGCGGGGTGTCCAGCGACGGCAAGTCGGCCAGCATGTTCAACCCGGCGGTCTCCGGCCAGGTGCTGGCGATCCGGCGGGCCTGGGAGTCCGCCGGACTCGACCCGACCGCACCGGACGCGCTGGGGCTGCTGGAGGCGCACGGCACCGGCACCCCGACCGGGGACGCCGCCGAGCTGACCACGGTGGCCGAGGTGTTCGGCCCGTACACCGGTGGTCCCCGCCCGGTGATCGGCTCGGTGAAGTCGATGATCGGGCACACCATGCCGGCGGCCGGGGTGGCCGGCCTGATCAAGGCCGCGCTCGCGGTGCACCGGGGGGTGCTCCCGCCCACCCTGCACTGCGAGACGCCGCGCAGGGAGATGGCGGCGACCCGGTTCGCCCCGATCGCCACCGCCCAGCCGTGGGAGAGCGACGGTCCGCGCCGGGCCGGGGTCAACGCGTTCGGCTTCGGCGGGATCAACGCCCACCTGATCATCGAGCAGGCCCCCGTGTCGGTGGGCGAGCCGGTGGTCGCGCCGACCGCCCCGGCCGCCGGCCGGGCCGTGGTCGACGAGCCGGACCAGGTGCTCTGGCTGGCCGCGGCGGACCCGGCCGGGCTCGCCGACCTGCTGGCCCGCGACGACCACGAGGTACGCCGGCTCGGCGTCGAGCTGGCCGCCCGCTCCGGCGGGGACTCCCCCGGGCCGGCCCGGCTGGGCATCGTCAACCCGACGGACAAGCTGCTCGCGGTGGCCCGCAAGTCGGTCGACCGGGGGCAGGCGTGGCGGGGTGGGCGGGACATCTGGTTCAGCCCCCGACCGCTGCTCGGCCCGGGGGCGGGCAAGCTCGCCTTCGTCTTCCCCGGCCTGGAGGCGGAGTTCTCCCCGCGTACCGCCGACCTGGCCGCCCACTTCGGCCTGCCGGACCGCGAGTGGTCCGCCGCCGACCTGGGCCGGCACGGCGCCGGCCTGATCGAGGTGGGCAAGCTGCTCGACGAGGCGCTGGCCCGGATCCGGGTACGCCCCGACGCGGTCGCCGGGCACAGCATCGGCGAGTGGACCGCCGCCGCGGTCAGCGGCCAGGTCAGCACCGCCGCGATGGACGAGTTCCTCGACCTGTTCAACGCCGACTCGGTGGAGGTCTCCGGGTACGTCTTCGCCGCCGTCGGGGCCGGCGCGGACCGGGTGACGCCGCTGCTCGGCGACTACCCCGGGGTGGTCCTCTCGCACGACAACGCCCCGGCGCAGTCGGTGGTCAACGGCCCGGAGTCGCAGGTGGACCGGCTGGTGGAGGCGTTGCGCACCCGCAACATCCTGTGCCAGAAGCTGCCGTTCCGGTCGGCTTTCCACACTCCCGCCTTCGCCGACGGGCTCACCTCGATCGGCGCCGCCCTGGGCCGGTGGGAGGTGCACCCGACCCGGATGCCGGTCTGGTCGGCGACCCTGCACGCGCCGTTCCCCGCCGACGAGGAGTCGGTCAACCGGATCTTCGTCCGGCACATGATGGAGCCGGTCTGGTTCCGGCAGACCGTCGAGGCGATGTACGACGCCGGGTTCCGGGTGTTCCTCCAGGTCGGTGCCGGGCAGCTCGCCTCGCTGATCGGCGACAACCTGCGCGGGCGTGACCACCTGGCGATGCCGGTGAACACCGCGCACCGCAGCGGGCTGAACCAGCTCCGCCGGGTCGCCACCGCGCTGTGGGTGGAGGGCGGCACGCCGGACCTGTCCGCGCTGGACACCGTGGGCCGTCCCCCGGCGGCGGCCACGACCGGCGGCCCGGCCCCGGCGACGCCCACCGCCACCGGCCCGGCGAAGCCCGGCACCGGCCGGCGTGGCCCCCGCATCAAGCTCGACCTCGGCGGGCCGCTGGTCCGCCTCGGTGCGGACGCGGCCGGACTGCTCGGCGTGACCACGACGACGGACGGAACGCCGACGCCGAACGGAGCGCCGACGACCGGGACGGCCCCGACGAACGGAGCGTCCCGGTCGACCGGGACGGCACCGACGAACGGGAAGACGACGAACGGAGCGGCCCCGACGCCGCCGCCGGCCGCCGCGCCGCCACCCGCCACCCGACCGGCTGCCGCGCCACCGGCCGCCACCCGACCGGCCGCCGCGCCGCCACCCGCCGCCCGGCCGGTGCCGGTCGCGCAGGCGGCCGGACGGCCCGGTGGGCAGGGCGACCCGGCCCGGCCCGGCACCGCGCTGGACGCGTTGCAGGGCCTCGCTGGCGAGTCCAGCGCGGCAGCGGAGTTCGCCGCCCTGCTGCGGGAGAACACCCGGAACCGACCCGCGGTCGGGACGCCGACGACCGGTGGCAACGGCACCGCGACGCCGGCCCGGACCGCACCCCCCACGGTCGCGGGGCCGTCCGTCGCACCGGCCGTACGGCCGCCCGCCGTCGCGCCGGTGGCGCAGCGGCCCGTGACGCCGGCCGCCCCGGCCCGCCCGGCGGTCGCCGGGGCCGGCACGGAGGTCGGGCGGATCACCCGGCGGATCTCCCTGGAGACCATGCCGTACCTGCTGGACCACTGCTTCTTCGTGCAGCCCGACGACTGGCCGGACCCGGAGGACCGGTGGCCGGTGGTGCCGGCGACGGCCCTGGTCGCGCACATGATGGAGGCGGTGGAGCAGCTGGTGCCCGGCGTCCCGGTGGTGGCCGTGCACGATGCCAAGTTCAACAAGTGGCTGATCGCCGAGCCGGCCACCGACGTGGAGATCGTGGTCCGGACCGCCGGCCCGAACAGGTACGCGGTCGCCTTCGCCGGCTACGCACGGGCGACGATCGAGGTCGGCACCGGGTACCCGACGCCGCCGCCGGTCTGGACCCACGACCCGGCCACCGAACGACCGCCCACCCTCGGCGCCGCCGAGATGTACGCGGAACGGTTGATGTTCCACGGTCCGCAGTTCCAGGGCGTCACCGACGTGCACGCGCTGGGCGACATGCACGTCCGTGGCGTGGTCACCGCGCCGGTGCCGCCCGGTGCGCTGCTGGACAACGCGCTCCAGCTCATCGGCAACTGGTTGATCACCACCCAGCCGTTCCGGACGGTCGCGCTGCCGGTGGGGCTCGGTCAGGTGCGGTTCTACGGGCCGCCGCCCCCGGCCGGCCGGGCGTTCGAGTGCGTCGCCCGGGTCCGCCTCATCGACGACGGCAAGCTCGTCGCCGACACCCAGCTCAGCTACCAGGGTCGGGTGTGGTCGGAGATCGAGGGGGCGGTGGACCGCCGGTTCGACAGTCACCCGCAGGCCCGGGTGGCGGAACGGTTCCCGGAACGGCACCCGATGTCGCTGTTGCAGCCCGAGGGCTGGACGATGGCGTTCGACTGCTGGACCGACCTGGTCACCCGGGGCATGGCGGCCCGGGGCATCCTCGGCGGCGCCGGCTACGCGGAGTACGAGCGGCAGCCGGCGAAGACCCGCAAGCAGTGGATGCTGGGCCGGATCGCGGCGAAGGACGCGGTACGCGCCCGGCTGTGGGAGGACGGCCACACCGACATCTACCCGATCGAGCTGACCGTCGGCAACGACCCGGACGGGCGGCCGTGGGTACGCGGGCGGCCCGGCCGCGGGCTCGGTGACTGCGACGTCTCGCTGGCGCACTGCGCCGAGATCGGCGTGGCGATCGCCCGGCGGCGGCCGGCGGACGCGACGGCCGGCAGCCCCGGCGTCGGCATCGACGTCGCCGAGGTCACCGACCATCCCGAGAGCACCTTCACGTTCGCCCTCACCGCCACCGAGCTGACCCTGCTGTCCTCCCTGGCGGGTCAGGACGCCGACGCCCGGCGGCTGTGGTTCACCCGGTTCTGGGCCGCGAAGGAGGCGGTCGCCAAGGCCGAGGGCACCGGGCTCGACGGCTCACCCCGCCGGTTCCGGGTGTACTCGGCCACCGACGCCGGGTTGACCGTCGAGATCGGCGGACGGGCGTACCGGGTCGGCTGCCGGGACGTGGCCAACCCCGAGGATCTGCCGCCGCGCCGGTACGTGGTCGCCTGGACCTGGGGGCCGGAGCCGGCACCCAGCACCCCGCCGGGGGTCTCCCGGCCGTGA